ACCATATTTAGATTTGAAGATGACACATTAATCTAGCAATTAGCAATAATATATTAGAGACTATTTTCAAGACCACTTTAATCCTGCTAAAAACATGGAAAATTTACCTATTGTCCCTTTGCAGCTGCTGGATGAAAATAGCATACGGCATCCTCACCGGCCCTCTCGTAAGCGCACAACTCTGCAGTCTTCCGTAAAGAAAAAGTACCCCATCGATGCCCATGCCGTCCAGAACTAATTTAGCTGGTGTTTGATAGCTGTTACTTCACTGGTATGATCCTCTTTTGCCACATTTTATGTAGTCATTTAATTTTGTATCTGTTCTGGTAGAGAAAATGGACTGAGATATACCGATCTTTCCTACAGATACTTCATTGTTTGAGTACAAGCTTTAGTTTCCAATCCACTAGATTTGTTATGTTATGAGTTAACTAGGAACCTTTTTCGGGTTTCTGTAAATATTCAGTTACTCTTATAGACGCACATGAATTTACAGGAAAAAGCATATTAGTGTGTATTGTGTTCATTTCACAGGTGTGTGGTGTTAGAAGACACACTGTCAAAAGTGCTCCCTCCTGATTATAATTAGTTTCACTGTAGTTGAAGGTTGTTGTTCGTTTCGTACCTCTTCTACAACAGATGCTCTTCTTGAGGCTTAACGTGGACACCTAAACATATACTCTTAGAGAAGTAGATCTGCACTCTCCATTATATCACTCTGTGAGATGGGTTACCTGAAGCTTCATAAAGAGCACATTTTTTTAGCCTGCAATTATAACTTAGAAAGAGTTACCTCCCCTGAGCTTATATACTAAATTGTTGGGTCCTCCCAAGATTTCTTTGATGTGTACGAGTGTAATTAATTTTACCATCAATCCATCCTCCTTCAAGCATTCATATATATGTGCACAAATACATATCGTGAAGAATATATCCAATGTTAAGAGGGATTTATCAACTTAGCTGATACATTAATCCTTTGGTTCCAGATGTTGTTTTTGGTGGGAAAATGAGTTCTTCGGCTTTAGAACAACAACAAATATATGATAATTGGGCCAATACAGCAATGTACTACTTATGTATATTGTGCTGCTTATATGTGCTCCCAAGAAAACATGGTACGCCAAGGAAACATGGGTTACCGTGTCTATAACTACCTCACCTTTTCCAACAATAGACATATAAAGATCTCATTTGTTGTTTCCTTCAACCCCTGCGTGGATGCCTAATAACCTTATCATATAGGAAAAGATTGCAAGAGATACAAAACACTCTTCCTGACCTAtagcaatatgggcatccatgcaacccgtgtactccctccgtcccaaaataaatgtctcaactttgtactaactctagtacaaagttatactaaggttaagacacttattttgagacggagggagtaccaattaGTCCGCCCATGTCCCTGGCGGACAAGCATGGTGGCGAAGGTGGAAACCAATGACTTAAATAAAGCTTCATAGCATACCTGAGATAGTTCACATCACATTTTTTAATTGCATTTCCATGTGTGACTTTCAATGAAGCTCGTATATCTTGAATTTTCAAATACAGAGCCTCTTTGGATCTTGGGAATTAGATAACTTATGAAAAAAAAAGACATGATTGAACTAGTATTAAATTTTGATTGTGTACAGGAACTGATGGAGAGGGAAGGATTGAGAAAGGGGAGTGGGGAAATGCATTACAGTTAAAATGCTGCATTAAGGATAATTATTTGTGAGGTGCTTGCTTTTCCTAAGTTAACTAGTTTGATTATTCTTCAAACATTTACCACATAAGTTACTGTGATCGTATGAATGCAATGAAGAAAGTAAACAGAAATGGAACTGAGTTATTGAGCAAGCTCCATCCAAAGTACTATATTGCTAGAAACTGCCATCACTGGGTTCacaatatttatgcattttctaaaaGAGCTAGCGCATGTATGCACATGGGTTCATGACTAGTGTTTTTAAATTGGATCACCCAAATTAGCTACACGTCCTTCAAATATATATAACGCTTTTGATATACAAAAGAATATTTGACTAAATGACAATAAAGTCAATATACGCCACGTGCATGAGACACAAGCATAGAATGTGTGGTCCATAAATAATTGGCACACTGAACCAGAAGTAGCATTTTTCTTGACAAGATCACTGCCACAAACCAAACACCTCCAACAGCGTGTGGCTGTCCAAGAAATGAAAATTATGGAACGACTTTATTTGGCCCCACAGAATTACAGATTTGACTACATTCTATTATTTGATCAACTAGAAAGTAAGCTGCACCAAGACATAGATATTTCAATATTATCCGGAGGTGACAGGTCGACTTGGTGGGCTAATATATAATGGGGCCAAATAAAACATATATAATCCACAACTTGTGTGGGGGTCGGATTATAGCAGTACATGCAGTAAGCAAAAAATCAAAGGTTTAAATAGCAAGATATGCCATTTAGCGTCAGCGGCCGCTCGGCCAAAAGCTATAGTAGAGCTATATGGAAGCTTAGAACTATTTTGGCATTTTCCCAAAATCACGAAATTGAAAAATAAGCATACAATCAGGCATCATATATTACACGTGTATCACATATACTTGATACACACACATTCATACATAAAAAAATGAGCATTGATCAATCATCTGAATTGAAAAACTAAGTTTTGCATCAATGCATCATATATACAGCAAAAACAAGGACGAATAAGGCAGATTGATGGCTTTATGGAACTCATGTGCGCCCCTCCTCTGGCAGCAGCGGCTTAACGTCATTAAATGACTCTAAATCTAGCATTATAGTTTAGCGTCATTTTAGTTTAGCATCAAAGTACATAGCTTTAGCCGGAGGGATCACCAAAATCTGAAGCGACACTATGAccctgtttggttcagcttttatcgacATATTCCGCTGCCACGCAGTAGAATCTAAACCAAAGGATgaacccagcagaatccgattccagaaatccgctatcaaaatctgaaccaaaagcggaagcagcccaggacgtgctttccaaaatctgatttcgctgcgggccaaaatctgaaaaagctGTATCGGCTGttttgccaaatgacctacatctttttcacagcagatttttcacagctacttttagaaatccacagccgaaccaaacagggaAGACTATTTAAAATTTGGCCAAAATAGGTTTCAACTATCTTTAGATAGTTCTGCCAGTAATTCAATTATACACAAATTAAACAAGGGCATGCCAACCATAGTATTTTCTAACAGTTCACCACATGAAGCAACAAATAAGGTTAGAAACTATATCTCGTGAATAAGGAATGATGAATATGTTGTGCAGTTTTCTTTACAATTCAAAGAGAGGAGCTGTTAAGTGCTAAGGATAACTAATGGTATAGTTAAGAAATAAACTTGCAAACAAGGGACATAATTTCTAGATATTCAACTTATTTCAAGCTATTATATTATTTAGGTGGCTAAGAATATTTATATCAAGGACTAATTcgtactttatttatattggtacaaCAACTTTTATATTACAAATTTAATATCAAACACAATCATCGGCAAATCTAGGCATCTAGGTGCGTTAGTTTAGAACTTCAGATATATCTTTACATAAGTGTTGCACCTAGAGTATATGTTGCTTCTTTAATGGTACCGGTATTTTTCTAAGTTCATTCTTCTACACAAAGCATTTTTCTAAGTGTGTTCTTCTATAGAAATCGTAGTTAAGCAACCAAGGAAGCGATAGTATATGAGTTCATTACCACTGTTTGTATGGTACGCTAAGGACATGCATGGTCGGTGACTACATTAAGATTGGTGACAGGATTGCAACTGAGTTCTTCGAAAAGTTTGTGCAAGGCATGCTTGAAATCTTTGGTGGAGATTATCTTTGAAGCCTTAACAATGAAGATTTAAAGTCCTATTTCACATCAACGAGGCCATGGGTTTCTTGACATGTTAGGAAGTCCTGAATGTACGCATTGGCATTGgggaaaatgtctcattgcatggtCAGGTCTATCTCGTAGGGATAGCTGGTGCTTACACTTATGCCAGAGGTGGTTGCATCGCAGGATCTTCGGATATGTCATTTACTATTTCGCTATTGTCTAGTCAAAATTGTTCATGAAGCTCTTATGTGAGTTTACATGCGTGTATTGGTTCTTAAATATTGCAAACACTAGCCATATACTGTGCAACAAATGTTTGGTCCAATATATAAAATTTATCTCTCAGAAATGGAATGCTACTATATTTGGAACTCTCAGCCTTTTGGTTTAGTTTGCACAGTTTTAATAAAAAAATGCATGATAGTCATAAAAAAATATTTATAACCAAACATCACAGAAAATAAGGTCATAGATTATAGCCCGTTACTAAGAACAATGATTTGGTTCTGCAGGCTTTCCTCGTGATATGAGATGAGTTGTAAAGGATAGTTAATATGGTCAGATATTCGACTTATTTTTACAGCATTAGATTAGACACGATGACTAGGTTTAATCAAGCCCTATCTCACACTATTTATATTTGTATATATATATCGATAGATAATCAAATAGTAAAATAAAACTAATGGTTGAAAGTAGATAGTACTCACTATCAACGCAATGACCGACAAATATAGCCGTGTTGGTTCAGATGTAGCTTAACAAAGAAGGTTACACTGGGAGTAGGTATGTAATACTCATTTTGACCAATAATTATACTCAATAACTTTTGTGATATGAAACTTTGGAATACGAATTTAGTGACATAATTTTTGCACATAAAGTACATACTAATAGAGTGATTGTTGGTCAGTTCGTTCAAATGCTTGTCCTAAGGAGACATGATATGCAGTAAAAAACAGAGAGAGGTATATATCTTTGTATATGTGCGCTTGTTTAGTGGTATTGGCATTTATCTAAGTTCATTATATAAACTACATCTCTTACTAATAGTATACCATTAGATTCGGACACTCGGCCTTTTGTTAGATATCTAACTTCGCACAACTATAATAAGAAAAGACATTTTATAACAATTCATCGTTTGGAGCAACAAATAAGGTTAGCAACAATAGCATATTGACTAAGTAATGATGAAATAGAGTGGAGTACGCAATTTTCCTAATAATTTGATGTAGTCATAAAGGATAACTAAAAGTGCAATCAAAACACAATTTCTGGTACTCAACTTAGTTTCAAGCCATTAGAATGATTTGGATGGCTAAGATTACGCTGAAATGAATGCTTCTACACACTGAAACGCGTCTTAGATACACTCATTTCAGCTACACACTGAAACATGTCTAGACAAACTCATTTTAGCGACAGTAAAATCCGGACGGAGGCTCTACCATTTTATTTTGCTATATTTACAACCCCATAGAGCAGATACAACGAACTGCGTGACGGTATAAATAATTTTAATAACAAAACATAATCGTCGGCAAATCTAGCCCCATCTGTTCAGAGCTTCAAATATAGAGCTTATTAAAAAAGTTGCACCAAGAGTATATGCACGCTGCTTCTTTAATTGTAGCATTTGTCAAAGTTCGTTCGTCTTAGAAAAACATGTTTAGTACGTAACTAGGAGTAATTAGCAAGTGATACTAGTACGTATATGAGTTCGTTACGATTATGCTGGGTTCGTACCTGGGAAACAACCACCTGACGACCTTGGGACGGGCCCGCCTCGTTCTCGTTACCATGGCCATGGCCGTGGCCGTGGTGCACCGCTCCTTCACGCTTCGCGCCTCCTGCATTCCTCCCGTCCTCCAGCAGCGCCGCCGCTGTCTCATCTTGGGCGCTCGTTGCGGCGGCGGCAGCCGCCTCGCGCTGCTTGCGCTCGTAAAACTGGGTGCCGAGGAAGTCCACGACCAGTGTCACTAGGCTGGCGAGCATGGCGATGGAGCCAGCGAAGGGGAACCGCCGCCACGGCGAGTCCTGGAGGCAAGGGTCCTGGAATTTCTCCTCGGCGTCGTGCATCATGTGCACGAACCCCGTGGCCAGGATCACCCCCGCGGCGAAGGCCTTGGCGAGCACGAACGTGTACCCGCCCCCACCGGCTGCAACCCCACCACGCCACCTGCGGCCAACGAGCGGGATGGCGACGCCGGCGGCGCCCGCGACAAGGATGGCCGCGACGGCGACCATCTTGAGCCGCAGAGCGGCCTCCTCGTTGCGGCAGACATCGCCGCCCACCTCCCCCGCGTCGCAGCTCGCCGCGGACACCGAAGCTGCCACCAATCAGAACTTCAGATACATCAAATCGATGCCACCCCCAAATCTATCAGTCAGTTGGCATGGCATGTAACATTCTACTACCTGCGAATCTGTGTAGGTAGGCGCGAAGATAGGGGGCGACGACGTACCGCTCCATTTCCTGAAATCGGTCGATCACAGCAACGAATTACTGAGCCTCGGATTAATTGAAACAATACGGGTTTTTGCCGGCGGCCGGCCGGCCGCTCGCGCAAGACAGAGAAAAAACACAAGAAAAGAAAGCAGGAGGAGGACAAACACGAGCTACTGATCGTGCCGGCGAACTGCAACAGGAAGATGATTTCTCACCTCGAGGAACGCCGGCCGCCGCTGCGCTCAATCCAGTTCCAGTAGTCTCCCTCTTCTCCCCCGGAACAGTCGGATGAGAGTGTTGACCACCAGACAGCAGAGGCGAGCGGAGTTTACACGCACGCGAGGAGAGGGATGGAAGGACGCAAGGCACCTCGGCTAAGCTACATCAGTAGGCGCACGCATGATTGTTGCCTCTCTCTCTTCCACATCGGCGCGCCGCATGTTGTCATCCCGCCCCGTCGGACGCCCGGCGGGCCGTCGTGGGGTGGGCCAGGGCCGACGCGCCGGGTGACGCCGTGAGACGAGGACGTGCGCGTGGGCTTGGATTCTCCGTTTTTCTCACCGTTTGCGTGTGGATGTCCGGACGCGGAGGTGCGATGTCGACACAATGACGACGCCGTTGCACATCAACAGttggtgtgcgtgtgcgtgtgcgtgcctGCCTTTTGACTTTCCGTGCATAAACCACAAGCCGATGCATAGTTGTGAGTGACCTGTGGCAGCTTTGGAGCCAAGCTGTTGATTTTAAACAACTACTAATATTTTTTGAAAGGTTAGaaattaaagaaaataaaaaaggtcaGTATAACTAATGGCTAAGAGCCAATAATTTTCACCAATTTGTTTCCCAACCATCATATATTACATTCCCTTATTAGTTTACATGTAGACCATGTACCACTATTGGAATCGCACCATACGCCGAGTGCTAGAAACACTTGGCAAAGCCTTTGTAGAGAATTGTTCTCGGCAAAGGTCACCCAACGTACACCTCTCAGGCAAACAAAAATTTGTTGAGAGTCAACCGTCGGACACTCGGCAAAGAGTTTGCTGAGAGCCAAACAATGCGTTTCGGCAAAATAAAGTGACTACACGGCCGTTGGTTCCGCCAGGTCTTTGCCGAGTGTCCCACTCGGCATAACTGCAATAGACAAGTTCCGATAACTCCCAGCACTTGCCACTTTTACGAGGGCCGCTCTCGGTAAATGTATGTCTTCTGAGTGCGGCTCTCGATAATGATTCGTTGCCCGTATTGTTTCTTCCTCTTTTCCATCGACCGCTCCATCAAAAACATATATACAATACACAAACTTCATATGATCCACCCAAGCTTAACAAGAAACTCATAAACGGGTTTATATATGTCCGCCCAAACTGAACAACAAACTCACATACACATTATATAAATAGTTCACACAAGCTTCATTTGAAGTCACAAAGTAGATCTTTAGCAGAAGTGCCTACTTACTAAACAATAAAGTGGCCAATGCATGTCTACATGCGACGAAATGATAAAAGCAACACCATAATTTAGACGAACTGAAAGAGAACTATCAAGTTCTTCCATCCACTCAACCTGATAAGCCGTTTTTGGCTTGCACCATTGCCTAATTCAATGTTTTCTTCTGTTGAAGCACATACTAATTGTAATGATTCTTTGTGACCTCTCTAGTATTGGACGGGTCGTGGGTGCTACCTGGGAAACGAAGCACTTTTTCATTGCACGCAGACCCTGAATAATAGACTCCTGGACACCTACCTCTGTACACCACATACCACTTCATCtataaagaaagagaaaaggagGAAGAGAAGGAATGCAGGGTTAAAATAACACTTCATACATCATGCACGTAAGTATTCCTCACTCATACACCCGAAAGCATCACAATTGGCAATCCAAGTCCAAATCAGCAGCTACCTAACTATATCACTAAATCAACATCAAACTATCTAGGTGGACTACTCCAAGGTGTAGTTGGTGAAACCAATGATCGTGGAGTGAGAGCATGTACGGACACCCCCCATAATGGAGGACCCAGCCTCGTCGGGAATTATGGTCAGTGGACTCAATGGTACCAGTTTGTCACTCTCCTTATGTGGTGGGGCCTTGCTCTTCTTAGTTGGCAGATTCTTCTTGGCCAGATCCTCAAAATACTTTATTAGGATCAGCTGTGGGTTCTCCTCAATGAGCGCCTCCAAGCGGTCCTCGACGCGCTTCTCCTTTAACACAGAGTCGATCATAATGGAAACTGCGTCGTCGGAGGAAGCCATAGCCGCGGACTCGATCGATGCTAACATCTTTCATCACAAAAGGAAAAATAACATAAGAACCAAACATCAAAGAATACTTCTAAGCAAATTTATCATGGTGGACACTCTCACGGATATTTTGACTTTCGGTGATGGTCGAGCTAGGCGAGCCCATCATGTGTTATCAAGGTATAATAGGAAGAGCTCATCCAGATTGGCTGTCATCGTCAAAAGTCGATTTTCTTCCTCCAAGATCAACTCGGATCGACTTTCGATGATGGTCGCTCTTTCTCTGCTCCTCCCACTTTACCAAGATTTCAGAGGAAGAGCAGGGGAAGAGCAACCCCCTACGACAACAGTCGGTAACATCTCTCATCTGTCAAATATGTTGGACACTCTCTCTGGTAatggtatatatggtggacactctcacACGGGTAGTTCGACTTTCGGTGATGATCGAGCTAGGTGAGCCCATCATGTGTTATCAAGGTATAGCAAGAAGAGCTGACCCAGATTGACCGTCGTCGTCAAAAGGTGATTTTCTTCATCCAAAAACAACTCTCATCGACTGTCGGTGATGGTTGCTCTTTCTTTTCTCTTCCTGCTTTACCACGGTCTTAGAGGAGGGGCAAAGGAAGAGTGACCCCCTACTGTAACATCCGGTAACATCTCTCATCTGTCAAATATGGCAGACACTCTCGCTGGTGgtggtatatatggtggatactctctGACAGTTATTTTGACTTTCGGTGATGGTCAAGCTAGGCGAGTCCATCGTGTGTGACAAATGTATATCACGGGACAAACTCGCCCAGATTGACTGCCATTGTCAAAAGTCAATTTATTTTCCTCCAAGAACAACTCTTAATGACTGTCGGTGATGACAATAATCGGTAGCATTCCTCAGAAAACATCTCTCATCTGTCATATGGTTGACTAATACATAAAAACTACTACATAAAactgctacaaaaactactactaaaAATGCTAGATAAAAACTACTACATAAATCCATACATACATCCACCATAGCATCCATCCATAGAACATCATCAAAATTTATCTAATCTATTCCTCCATCCATCTATTCATCCGTACATACATCCACCCATAGCACCCATCCATAGAACATCATTTAAACTTATCTAATCGATTCATTCATACATACATCCACCCATAGAATCCATCCATCTATGCATATATTAATCCATCCATGTAGTAGTGGGGAGGGGGAAGCTCACCAAGTTGGGAGTAGCGGCGGACGCCCATGGGGTGAGTGGGCGGTGGCGGGGTGGAGGGGGCGGGGGGAGTAGAGGAGGGGAGGCGCGAACAAGAAATGAAAACGAGCGCAGGGATTTCACGTAAGTGTCCCGCGAGACTTTCTCGAGAGCCTGTTGGTGCGGGCTAGATCTAGGGTTTAACCTTTACCGAGAGCAGCACTCGGGAAAAACAAGTCTGTCAAACGCCGCCCTCTGAAAAAGCATGAGTCCGGATCGTTTCTGCCTCCTTCATCTAACCGTGCATCACATAGGAGTTTCCATGCCGCTTCTGGCATGATTTCATGTGCCGCCTTGCAGATCTGCAATTTCCGGCGCTGAAATCCTAGCAGAgcaataaatgtctcaaatattgcaTGCGGGTCCAAAAAATGCGGGGGCTTGACCCGTGTCATgcgatggcctcctttgagagcacgagaagtttGAAGGCCAATAGAGCAACAAGACCCACACTTCCTGCAAAAACCATACACGTTCCTTCTTGATACCTAGAGACTAGCTCAGATATGGTGCGGTTTACAAGCGACCTCAGGGGAAGATTATTCGGCACGCGGCCAAAATTTTATCACACCCTACATTGGCCATGTGATGACACTGTGCCAACTCTTGAGGAATTCTGGCATAGTATGATTTTTCGAGGACTTAAACGCTTGCATCAGGCATGCCATGAAGGTACTttcgttgtaacaccccgagaccgatgtgccacgtgtcttccagttattcgctgttaatgccttgtcattgcttgcgtgtcatgcatctcatatcatgtcatcatgtgcatttcatttgcatacatgttcatctcatgcatccgagcattttcccgttgtccgttttgcattctggcgctcctatgtccttcggtgtccctttctacctcttttcgtgtgcgggtattaaacattctcggattggaccgagacttaccaagcggtcttggtttactaccggtagaccgcttgtcaagtttcgtgccatttggacttcgtttgatactccaacggttaaccgaggaactgaaaaggcctcgcgtgtgttgcagaccaacacccctccaaagtggcccaaaacccacctaaaccccctccatcatctaggccgttcgatcacgatcgcgtggccgcaaaccgtgctcaatttggacactcctagctccctcgacCTATATAtaggtgatcccctccgaaattcgcggtacaaaccctagccccctcactCTCCTCGCCCGCCGGACAAAAGGtctgccgacggacgtgtccgcccgccgccaCATGTCGCCGTCCGAGTGGctcggccgcctcctccaccgcacGGCCCGGGGAGCCCatcgccggcccccgaggcccggttCCGCCGCCACCTGCCCGAGGGGTGCCGCCCTCACCGCGCCGCCCCGCTACCCATCTCcggcgccgaccaccgccgccaACCGCGTCGGagaccgcccgc
This portion of the Triticum dicoccoides isolate Atlit2015 ecotype Zavitan chromosome 7A, WEW_v2.0, whole genome shotgun sequence genome encodes:
- the LOC119334334 gene encoding zinc transporter 10-like isoform X1 translates to MERYVVAPYLRAYLHRFAASVSAASCDAGEVGGDVCRNEEAALRLKMVAVAAILVAGAAGVAIPLVGRRWRGGVAAGGGGYTFVLAKAFAAGVILATGFVHMMHDAEEKFQDPCLQDSPWRRFPFAGSIAMLASLVTLVVDFLGTQFYERKQREAAAAAATSAQDETAAALLEDGRNAGGAKREGAVHHGHGHGHGNENEAGPSQGRQVVVSQILELGIVSHSVIIGLSLGVSQSPCTIKPLVAALSFHQFFEGFALGDCISQARLKGLSTLLMAFFFAITAPTGIAVGVAMASFYDPYSPRALVVEGILDSMSAGILIYMALVDLIAADFLGQRMSSSPARLQAGAYIALFFGAIAMASLAIWT
- the LOC119334334 gene encoding zinc transporter 10-like isoform X2, with protein sequence MERYVVAPYLRAYLHRFAASVSAASCDAGEVGGDVCRNEEAALRLKMVAVAAILVAGAAGVAIPLVGRRWRGGVAAGGGGYTFVLAKAFAAGVILATGFVHMMHDAEEKFQDPCLQDSPWRRFPFAGSIAMLASLVTLVVDFLGTQFYERKQREAAAAAATSAQDETAAALLEDGRNAGGAKREGAVHHGHGHGHGNENEAGPSQGRQVVVSQILELGIVSHSVIIGLSLGVSQSPCTIKPLVAALSFHQFFEGFALGDCISQHPQGSPWGWPWRHSTTHTAPGRWWWRAFLIPCQLVY